The following are encoded in a window of Nitrospira sp. genomic DNA:
- a CDS encoding flagellar biosynthetic protein FliO: protein MIDIWDSLIRTVSALAVVLLCIGIVAWVARRMMGGRAGKSNGQPLVQVLASGYLAPRKTISLVEVAGEYLIVGATATDLIPLGRISDTAHLRKLLGLRDQKPSTETTSVPGGDIASWLQRQPLQWADHEKEPHGR, encoded by the coding sequence GTGATCGACATATGGGACAGCCTGATTCGAACGGTCTCGGCGCTGGCCGTGGTGTTGCTCTGTATCGGCATCGTCGCCTGGGTGGCTCGTCGGATGATGGGAGGGCGGGCAGGGAAGTCCAATGGTCAGCCACTGGTCCAGGTGCTGGCCAGTGGCTACCTTGCTCCACGCAAGACGATCAGTCTTGTGGAGGTCGCCGGCGAGTACCTCATTGTTGGGGCGACAGCGACGGATCTCATTCCCCTCGGACGGATCAGCGATACCGCGCATCTACGGAAATTGCTCGGGTTACGAGATCAAAAGCCGTCCACTGAGACGACCTCGGTCCCAGGAGGGGATATTGCCTCATGGCTTCAACGACAACCGCTTCAGTGGGCTGATCACGAGAAGGAACCGCATGGCCGCTGA
- the flhB gene encoding flagellar biosynthesis protein FlhB — translation MADDLGDKTEPATPKRKEEARRQGQVAVSRDVSTAAVLLGGVGLLGAMLPVGLQKMTEMTRQGLTLSFPGEWYRDISIDQVYTILIQTGVTVGALSLPIVLGIVALGSLATLLQTGLLWRTTAFKLDWSRINPAKGFSRLASLRSLVELIKGLLKIAIITGIGVWVTRHDVLRVPELIQFELSAVLPMAGSLAFKIGLAVSGAIALLAVLDYAYQRYEWERSLRMSKQEIKEEQKAAEGDPLIKSRVRTVQRELIKKRMLAAVKTADVVITNPTHLAVALKYDTATMTAPVVVAKGAGVLAERIRELARHHSVPVVENKFVARTVFKLVDVGKEIPQDLYRAVAEILAFVYRAKGVTA, via the coding sequence ATGGCTGACGACTTGGGAGATAAGACAGAGCCGGCGACCCCCAAACGCAAGGAGGAGGCGCGCAGGCAAGGGCAGGTCGCAGTGAGCCGCGACGTGTCGACGGCGGCCGTGCTCCTCGGTGGTGTGGGGTTGTTGGGGGCCATGTTGCCGGTCGGTCTCCAGAAAATGACGGAGATGACTCGGCAAGGGTTAACCCTCTCGTTTCCCGGAGAGTGGTATCGAGACATCTCGATCGATCAGGTCTACACGATCCTGATTCAGACCGGTGTGACGGTGGGTGCTTTGAGCCTTCCGATCGTGCTGGGGATCGTCGCGCTGGGAAGCCTGGCCACCCTCCTCCAAACGGGGTTGTTGTGGCGAACGACCGCCTTCAAGCTCGATTGGAGCCGAATCAATCCGGCGAAGGGATTCTCACGTCTGGCCTCGCTGCGTTCTCTCGTCGAACTCATCAAGGGGCTGCTCAAGATTGCGATCATCACCGGAATTGGGGTTTGGGTGACCCGTCATGATGTGCTGAGGGTTCCGGAGTTGATTCAGTTTGAGTTGAGTGCCGTGTTGCCCATGGCGGGGAGCCTTGCGTTCAAGATCGGATTGGCCGTGTCGGGGGCGATCGCCCTACTGGCTGTCTTGGACTATGCCTATCAGCGTTACGAATGGGAACGCAGTCTCCGCATGTCGAAGCAGGAGATTAAAGAAGAACAGAAAGCGGCGGAAGGCGATCCTCTGATCAAGAGTCGCGTGCGAACGGTGCAGCGGGAGTTGATCAAGAAGCGCATGCTGGCGGCCGTCAAGACTGCCGATGTCGTGATCACGAACCCCACGCACTTGGCTGTGGCGCTGAAGTATGACACGGCCACGATGACAGCCCCGGTCGTGGTGGCTAAAGGCGCCGGCGTGCTCGCGGAACGGATTCGGGAATTGGCACGGCACCATAGCGTGCCGGTCGTGGAAAATAAGTTCGTCGCGAGGACGGTCTTCAAGCTCGTCGATGTCGGCAAAGAAATTCCACAGGATCTGTATCGCGCGGTAGCGGAAATCTTGGCCTTTGTGTATCGCGCGAAAGGGGTCACGGCGTAA
- a CDS encoding flagellar hook protein FlgE, translating to MGILSSLFTGVSGLNANGNALSVVGNNIANISTVGFKSSRSVFADLVSSSLGGAGGAIQTGLGVALNGVQGDFSQGSLSTTSNSLDLAIDGNGFYVLRDAAGAAYYSRAGQFHLDSQNRIVDPSGFFLQGYQVDASGLTTANISGVTLPTTTAPPNPTSTVDIGANLNSQSTSGTFSLTDPAGTAQFSTSLTVYDSVGNSHLLTTYFTKTSANTWTYNIVGSSNEIVTGNYNAANINTSNGIVRLASGSLTFTTSGALDTESVVTSYDSGTAGGTAGSTVGQSQIDFVGATPNQAITFNFGTSVTTDGGAGMNLTTQFGAASGLVQQSQNGFGAGALQTFSVETNGMVNGRFSNGQVRPLAQLALARFPDPLGLVRTGKNTFAESGTSGQPLIGAATSAGLGRVLSNTLELSNVDLGEQFIDMIAAQRGFQANSRVITTSDEVLQELVNLKR from the coding sequence ATGGGAATTCTATCGTCGCTGTTTACAGGCGTCAGTGGGCTCAATGCAAACGGAAATGCGTTATCAGTCGTGGGAAACAATATCGCGAATATAAGCACGGTCGGGTTCAAATCGAGTCGTTCCGTGTTCGCCGACTTGGTCAGTTCGTCACTGGGAGGGGCGGGTGGCGCGATTCAGACTGGTTTGGGAGTCGCGCTCAACGGAGTACAGGGAGACTTCAGCCAGGGGTCGCTCAGCACCACGAGCAATTCGCTCGATCTTGCCATTGACGGCAACGGCTTTTACGTCCTTCGCGATGCAGCTGGCGCGGCGTACTATTCTCGCGCAGGACAGTTTCATCTGGATTCGCAAAATCGTATTGTCGACCCAAGCGGATTCTTTCTTCAGGGGTATCAGGTCGATGCCAGTGGTCTCACTACTGCCAACATCAGCGGTGTCACGCTTCCCACGACAACGGCTCCGCCGAATCCGACCAGCACGGTCGACATCGGCGCCAATCTTAATTCGCAATCGACGTCCGGGACGTTCTCGCTTACAGACCCCGCTGGGACCGCTCAGTTTTCCACGTCGCTCACTGTGTATGATTCCGTCGGCAACAGTCATCTCCTCACCACTTATTTTACAAAGACCTCAGCGAACACCTGGACCTATAACATCGTGGGCAGTTCGAATGAGATCGTCACGGGCAATTACAATGCCGCCAACATCAATACTTCGAATGGGATCGTGCGGTTGGCGTCCGGCAGCCTGACGTTCACGACATCCGGCGCGCTTGACACCGAGAGTGTGGTCACAAGCTATGATAGCGGCACCGCCGGAGGCACGGCCGGAAGCACGGTCGGACAGTCTCAAATCGATTTTGTCGGCGCGACTCCGAATCAGGCGATTACCTTCAATTTCGGCACAAGTGTGACGACTGATGGAGGGGCCGGAATGAATTTGACGACGCAATTCGGAGCGGCCTCAGGGTTGGTTCAACAATCTCAGAATGGATTTGGCGCCGGAGCGCTCCAGACGTTCAGCGTGGAGACCAATGGGATGGTCAACGGGAGATTCTCCAATGGGCAGGTTCGTCCGTTGGCCCAGTTGGCGTTGGCGAGATTCCCGGATCCGCTCGGTCTTGTGCGAACCGGAAAGAACACGTTTGCCGAATCCGGCACCTCCGGACAACCCTTAATCGGCGCGGCGACCTCTGCCGGCCTTGGGAGAGTCCTCTCCAATACCCTGGAGTTGTCCAATGTGGATCTTGGCGAACAGTTCATTGACATGATTGCCGCGCAACGAGGGTTCCAGGCAAATTCCAGAGTCATCACGACTTCGGATGAGGTGCTTCAAGAGTTGGTCAACTTGAAACGATAG
- the flhF gene encoding flagellar biosynthesis protein FlhF: MKVKTFHALTMQDALRAIKEELGPDAIILSSKEVREGGRILRAFNHPVLEVMAAVERERPLIVPEGVRVQASAPAIPPPGDHPSTVVSLRTFQQTLRGVLEPISETRTVVRNRPETPKKSAVSKGKPNRLRQVRAVYGELSRLLQDLSPETREPRAGQSLPFLSTLRRSLCDQGMQPSTIESLLSEALKAERVVDLSDEQSIKRAFHQEIIQRVRAAGPLLHDHARPAIGLLIGPSGSGKTSAVAKLAAYYRLEQRKSVALITFDTYRETAVEQLRRYAKIIGVPFACAMSARQVQAGLRRHAQVDLVLMDMPGIAPEDLALANELRRLLKHETITSHLVLPASTSAREACRMIGCVKTLPHLRLLFSKLDETESCGTMFEVAYATGIPLSYWSVGRRVPGDIEIASPEALAIRLTTSVAEDGHGQVRQAVRSAGLKAVLAATGTYHR; encoded by the coding sequence ATGAAGGTCAAGACATTTCACGCACTGACGATGCAGGATGCCCTTCGGGCTATCAAAGAGGAATTGGGACCCGATGCCATCATCCTGTCCTCGAAAGAGGTGCGGGAGGGGGGGCGAATTCTGCGAGCCTTCAACCATCCCGTGTTAGAGGTCATGGCGGCCGTTGAGCGCGAGCGTCCGCTGATTGTACCGGAAGGCGTCAGAGTTCAAGCATCCGCTCCCGCAATACCACCGCCTGGAGATCACCCCTCGACCGTTGTCTCGCTGAGGACCTTCCAGCAGACCTTGCGAGGTGTCTTGGAGCCCATCAGTGAGACCAGGACCGTCGTGCGCAATAGACCAGAGACGCCCAAGAAGTCTGCCGTGTCGAAAGGCAAACCAAACCGCCTCCGTCAGGTACGGGCAGTGTACGGCGAATTGAGTCGGTTACTTCAGGACCTTTCGCCAGAAACACGTGAACCACGGGCCGGTCAATCATTGCCGTTTCTTTCGACGCTCCGTCGATCGTTGTGTGATCAGGGGATGCAGCCGTCCACGATCGAATCGCTCTTGAGTGAGGCGCTGAAAGCAGAGCGCGTGGTCGACCTCTCCGACGAGCAGTCAATAAAACGCGCATTTCATCAGGAGATCATACAGCGTGTGCGCGCGGCGGGACCGTTGCTCCATGACCATGCACGTCCTGCGATTGGATTGCTGATCGGCCCGAGCGGATCCGGGAAGACCTCCGCCGTCGCCAAGCTCGCCGCGTACTATCGCCTGGAACAGCGCAAGTCGGTCGCCCTGATTACGTTTGATACCTATCGAGAGACTGCAGTGGAACAGCTTAGGCGGTATGCCAAGATCATCGGCGTCCCCTTTGCCTGTGCGATGTCTGCCCGACAGGTGCAAGCCGGACTACGTCGTCATGCCCAAGTGGACCTTGTGTTGATGGATATGCCGGGGATTGCGCCGGAAGATCTGGCATTGGCGAACGAACTGCGACGGCTGTTGAAGCACGAGACGATCACGTCGCATCTGGTCTTGCCGGCTTCCACCAGCGCACGAGAAGCCTGCCGGATGATCGGATGCGTCAAGACACTTCCCCATCTCCGTCTCCTCTTCAGCAAACTCGACGAAACGGAATCTTGTGGCACGATGTTCGAAGTAGCATATGCCACGGGTATTCCGCTGTCGTACTGGAGCGTCGGGCGGCGAGTTCCAGGGGATATTGAGATCGCGTCTCCGGAAGCGCTGGCGATCCGGCTCACGACGTCCGTCGCTGAGGATGGGCACGGGCAGGTTCGACAGGCCGTTCGATCAGCGGGACTCAAAGCGGTGTTGGCAGCAACGGGAACTTATCACCGATAA
- the flhA gene encoding flagellar biosynthesis protein FlhA has translation MATVTEPAGSSPLVKHPDVLMSVGVVAILMVMLLPLPRFILDLLLSFDITLSVIILLVGLQVRRPIEFSVFPSILLMITLFRLSLNIASTRLILLHGNEGAGAAGEVIRAFGNFIVGGNYTVGLVVFTILVVINFVVVTKGAGRVAEVAARFTLDAMPGKQMSIDADLNAGLINETDARRRRREITEEADFYGAMDGASKFVRGDAIAAVIITLVNILGGLAIGILQQGMSPGLAAQTYTVLTVGEGLVAQIPALIVSTAAGIVVTRAASEMDLGGAMAKQLLMSSKPVGIAAGILLALGLVPGLPHLAFLVLGGAVAWMAYHLYQEELREAAPPPAPASPKADEGPTRVTPLDLMEVQVGYGLIGLVEGTQGTALLDRIKAIRRQFAETMGFLVPPIHIRDNLQLRPNEYAILLKGVEVAKADVLPGHLLAIDPGTGQKGLVQGIATKEPAFGLPALWIPEDGREQAQMAGYTVVDASSAIATHLSELVKRYGHELLGRQEVQALLDEVGKSHPKLVEELIPTMVPLGTVVRVLGNLLKEGIPIRDLRSILEAISDQAAHSKDPELLTEYARQALARTITKQYQASDGSLQVITLDPRLDQSLADQVAALPPGAALQLDPTVLHKLLTGIKQAAERVAARGQQPILICSQAVRRHLRRHSDRILHSVPVMGFNEVDSFVRLQSLDTVRVDFELAQPS, from the coding sequence ATGGCAACCGTCACAGAACCAGCGGGTTCATCTCCGCTCGTCAAGCACCCGGACGTGCTCATGTCCGTGGGGGTGGTCGCCATTCTGATGGTGATGCTCCTACCGTTGCCGCGGTTCATCCTCGACTTGTTGCTCAGCTTTGACATCACCCTCTCCGTCATCATTCTCTTGGTTGGGCTCCAAGTACGTCGGCCCATCGAATTCTCGGTGTTCCCATCCATTCTCTTGATGATTACGTTGTTTCGCTTGTCGCTGAATATCGCCTCGACGCGGCTCATCCTCCTGCATGGCAATGAAGGGGCCGGGGCGGCGGGTGAAGTCATCCGGGCGTTCGGCAATTTCATTGTCGGCGGCAATTACACTGTCGGCCTCGTCGTCTTCACGATCCTCGTCGTCATCAACTTTGTGGTGGTCACGAAGGGAGCAGGCCGTGTGGCTGAGGTCGCGGCTCGGTTCACGTTGGATGCCATGCCCGGTAAACAGATGAGTATCGATGCGGATCTGAATGCCGGTTTGATCAATGAAACCGACGCACGGCGACGAAGGCGGGAAATCACCGAAGAAGCGGACTTCTACGGGGCGATGGACGGTGCGAGTAAGTTTGTTCGCGGCGACGCCATCGCGGCGGTGATCATCACCCTCGTGAATATCCTCGGTGGGCTTGCCATCGGTATTTTGCAGCAAGGGATGAGTCCGGGACTCGCAGCTCAAACCTATACGGTGTTGACCGTCGGCGAGGGGTTGGTGGCACAGATTCCTGCCCTGATCGTGTCGACGGCAGCCGGTATTGTCGTGACGCGGGCGGCTTCCGAAATGGACCTCGGGGGGGCGATGGCGAAGCAGCTGCTGATGTCCTCAAAGCCCGTGGGGATTGCAGCGGGGATTCTTCTCGCTCTCGGGTTGGTCCCGGGTTTGCCGCATCTGGCGTTCCTGGTGTTGGGCGGTGCGGTTGCGTGGATGGCGTACCACTTGTACCAGGAGGAACTCCGGGAAGCCGCTCCACCCCCAGCACCTGCGTCTCCTAAAGCTGATGAAGGGCCAACCCGTGTGACGCCGTTGGATCTGATGGAAGTTCAGGTGGGCTATGGATTGATCGGTCTGGTGGAAGGGACGCAAGGCACCGCGTTGCTTGATCGGATCAAAGCGATCCGGCGGCAGTTTGCAGAGACCATGGGATTTCTTGTGCCCCCCATCCATATTCGTGACAACCTTCAGTTGAGGCCGAACGAATATGCCATCCTTTTGAAGGGGGTGGAGGTGGCCAAGGCGGATGTCTTGCCGGGGCATCTGCTGGCAATTGATCCAGGGACGGGGCAGAAGGGGTTGGTTCAAGGCATTGCGACGAAAGAGCCTGCCTTTGGGCTGCCGGCGCTCTGGATTCCTGAAGATGGGCGAGAACAGGCTCAGATGGCCGGCTATACCGTTGTGGATGCGAGTTCGGCGATCGCCACCCATCTGTCCGAGCTGGTGAAGCGGTATGGTCATGAATTATTGGGACGCCAGGAAGTTCAGGCACTTCTGGATGAGGTCGGCAAATCCCATCCGAAGCTCGTGGAAGAGCTGATTCCAACGATGGTCCCGTTGGGAACCGTTGTCCGGGTTCTCGGCAATCTGCTTAAGGAAGGCATTCCGATTCGAGATTTGCGTTCCATTCTGGAGGCCATTTCCGATCAAGCCGCGCATAGTAAAGATCCGGAACTGCTGACCGAGTATGCCAGGCAAGCGCTCGCAAGGACGATCACCAAACAGTATCAAGCATCGGACGGCAGCCTGCAGGTGATTACCTTGGATCCCCGGCTGGATCAGTCGTTGGCTGACCAAGTTGCGGCGCTTCCGCCGGGCGCTGCATTACAGCTCGATCCGACCGTCCTGCACAAACTTTTGACGGGGATCAAACAGGCAGCTGAACGGGTAGCAGCTCGTGGGCAACAACCGATCCTCATTTGTTCACAGGCCGTTCGGCGGCATCTTCGTCGCCACAGCGATCGCATTCTGCATTCGGTCCCAGTGATGGGATTCAATGAGGTCGATTCATTTGTCCGATTACAGTCGCTTGACACGGTGCGGGTCGATTTCGAGTTGGCTCAGCCATCCTAG
- the fliN gene encoding flagellar motor switch protein FliN — MAESESTTSPNLQASGGTSPQLASFPPVQGSESGGSPKNIDFILDIPMNVTVYVGSSKMAIRDLLQLAQGSVIELDKLAGEPMDVMVNNKLVARGEVVVVNEKFGVRLTDVVSAAERVQQLR; from the coding sequence ATGGCCGAATCAGAATCCACGACATCTCCGAATCTTCAGGCCAGTGGAGGGACTTCTCCACAGCTCGCATCGTTTCCGCCTGTTCAGGGTTCCGAAAGCGGAGGCAGTCCGAAGAATATCGATTTTATTCTGGATATTCCCATGAACGTCACGGTGTATGTGGGATCCAGCAAAATGGCGATCCGCGACCTGTTGCAGTTGGCGCAGGGGTCTGTCATCGAGCTTGACAAATTAGCAGGCGAACCAATGGACGTGATGGTGAACAATAAACTGGTTGCGCGCGGCGAAGTCGTCGTGGTGAACGAAAAGTTCGGTGTTCGGTTGACTGATGTTGTCAGTGCGGCCGAACGTGTTCAGCAATTGCGGTGA
- the fliM gene encoding flagellar motor switch protein FliM yields the protein MEKILSQDEIDALLKGVVSGDVDTAPKESEPTAKGVTAYDLFNQERIIRGRMPTMEMINDRFIRRQSVAWTNMFRDAIDFSVVGTQVVKFGEFLKKIPQPASLNVFHMSPLRGSALYVMDAFLVYLIIDYFFGGKGQTHVKPEGRDFTPVQLRVIKKLLLQALADLEKAWHAVAQVKVEYVRSESNPQFAMVVTSSEIVMVVTLQVVLGETARELYIVYPYTMLEPIKEKLYSGLVSDQIDQNGDWSQRFQDRLQECPLPIVVRLGTATVTVKDVLNFSPGDVVLLDQRPGDPLECFIEGYKKLEGSPGIYKGNHACRVTKVLT from the coding sequence ATGGAAAAAATCTTATCACAAGACGAAATCGATGCACTTCTGAAGGGGGTCGTCTCAGGAGACGTCGACACGGCTCCCAAGGAAAGTGAACCGACCGCAAAGGGAGTCACGGCATACGATTTATTCAATCAGGAGAGGATTATTCGCGGGCGAATGCCTACGATGGAAATGATCAACGATCGGTTTATTCGCCGTCAATCCGTTGCCTGGACCAATATGTTTCGTGATGCCATTGATTTTTCGGTGGTCGGGACCCAAGTGGTCAAGTTCGGCGAATTTCTCAAAAAGATCCCACAACCCGCTTCATTGAATGTGTTTCACATGTCCCCCTTGCGCGGGAGCGCGCTCTATGTAATGGACGCATTTCTCGTCTACTTGATCATCGATTATTTCTTTGGCGGCAAGGGGCAAACTCACGTGAAACCGGAAGGTCGAGACTTTACCCCGGTGCAGTTACGCGTGATCAAAAAGCTATTGCTTCAGGCGTTGGCTGATCTTGAAAAGGCGTGGCACGCTGTCGCGCAGGTGAAAGTGGAATACGTACGATCGGAAAGCAACCCGCAATTTGCAATGGTGGTGACGTCTTCTGAAATCGTGATGGTCGTGACGTTGCAGGTGGTTCTTGGGGAAACCGCCCGTGAGCTCTACATTGTGTATCCCTACACCATGCTCGAACCGATCAAGGAAAAATTGTATTCCGGCTTGGTTTCCGACCAAATCGACCAGAATGGTGACTGGAGTCAACGATTCCAAGACCGCCTGCAGGAATGTCCTTTGCCGATTGTGGTCCGGCTGGGAACCGCCACGGTAACCGTCAAGGATGTGCTCAACTTCTCCCCCGGTGATGTGGTGTTACTGGATCAGCGACCGGGAGATCCGCTCGAATGTTTTATCGAAGGATACAAGAAATTAGAAGGGAGTCCTGGGATTTACAAGGGCAATCACGCATGTCGCGTGACCAAAGTGCTGACCTAA
- a CDS encoding flagellar basal body-associated FliL family protein, with protein sequence MADAAETDDKTSGVAPAPAFPIKLLIIVSVVALLFGVGGAIVAVKFFGGSDKNAEHADEHKAEAAAKTDPHSEAGGKPGQATAPGVMFDLDPFIVNLADVPDVRYLKLTVKLEVDNDAVSADLSARVPQVRDAVLVLLSSKDVNAVRTTQGKFQLRDEITQRINGLLPKPGVRSAYFTDFVVQ encoded by the coding sequence ATGGCAGATGCAGCCGAGACGGATGACAAAACTTCGGGAGTGGCCCCTGCTCCGGCATTTCCAATCAAGTTGCTCATCATTGTGTCAGTGGTCGCCCTCCTCTTCGGCGTCGGAGGAGCGATCGTGGCCGTCAAGTTCTTCGGCGGATCCGACAAAAATGCCGAACATGCCGACGAGCATAAAGCCGAGGCAGCGGCCAAGACCGACCCTCATAGCGAAGCGGGTGGCAAACCAGGACAGGCGACAGCCCCAGGGGTCATGTTTGACCTGGATCCGTTCATCGTGAATTTGGCGGATGTGCCGGATGTGCGCTACCTGAAGCTGACGGTCAAGCTTGAAGTCGACAATGATGCGGTGTCCGCCGACCTGTCGGCGCGCGTTCCTCAGGTCCGTGATGCGGTGTTGGTGTTGCTCAGCAGCAAGGATGTGAATGCGGTGAGGACCACGCAAGGGAAGTTTCAGTTGCGGGATGAGATCACACAGCGGATCAATGGGCTGCTCCCCAAGCCGGGCGTTCGTTCGGCCTATTTCACGGATTTCGTCGTTCAGTAA
- the fliQ gene encoding flagellar biosynthesis protein FliQ, protein MTPEMVTELGRQALETTLLVSAPILGLSLIVGLLISAFQAMTQLNEATLTFVPKVLTLFGALLVFLPWMLNVMTTFMANLLMNIPNYVH, encoded by the coding sequence ATGACACCTGAAATGGTAACGGAACTGGGCCGGCAGGCGCTGGAAACTACGCTCCTCGTTTCAGCTCCGATCCTCGGACTGAGTCTGATCGTCGGGCTGCTCATCAGTGCGTTTCAAGCCATGACTCAGCTCAACGAGGCCACGCTGACGTTCGTCCCGAAAGTGTTGACGCTTTTCGGAGCGCTCTTGGTGTTTCTTCCGTGGATGTTGAACGTCATGACGACGTTCATGGCGAATCTCCTGATGAATATTCCCAACTACGTGCACTGA
- the fliP gene encoding flagellar type III secretion system pore protein FliP (The bacterial flagellar biogenesis protein FliP forms a type III secretion system (T3SS)-type pore required for flagellar assembly.), whose amino-acid sequence MAADHVHSRFLGRLIVVGVGMLLVASAVDAAANGPSVSIDLGTGGPKQIAVVLQILILLTVLSLAPALFIMVTSFTRIVIVLAFLRQALGTQAVPPNQVLLSLALFLTVFIMAPVGQSVYSNALQPLLAEQISYEDAWKKGIEPVRGFMLKQVRDKDLELFIQLSRIPKPDRVEEVPTHAIIPAFILSELRIAFQIGFLIYIPFLIVDMVVASILMSMGMMLLPPVVISLPFKLILFVLADGWYLVVGSMVRSFQ is encoded by the coding sequence ATGGCCGCTGATCACGTTCATTCAAGATTCCTCGGCAGGTTGATTGTCGTCGGGGTGGGGATGCTACTTGTGGCGTCGGCCGTGGACGCAGCCGCAAACGGCCCATCCGTCAGCATTGATTTGGGGACCGGCGGGCCGAAACAGATTGCCGTGGTTCTCCAGATTCTCATCCTCCTGACGGTGCTCTCTTTGGCGCCGGCCTTATTCATCATGGTCACGTCGTTTACTAGGATCGTTATTGTCTTGGCGTTCTTGCGCCAGGCGCTTGGGACTCAAGCGGTGCCTCCGAATCAAGTGTTGTTGTCCTTAGCCCTGTTCCTCACGGTATTCATTATGGCGCCGGTCGGACAGTCGGTATACAGCAACGCGCTGCAGCCGTTGCTTGCCGAACAAATCTCCTATGAAGATGCGTGGAAGAAGGGGATCGAACCCGTTCGAGGGTTCATGCTGAAACAGGTGCGGGACAAAGACCTTGAGTTGTTCATTCAGTTGAGTCGCATCCCCAAGCCGGATCGGGTGGAAGAGGTTCCCACCCATGCCATCATTCCCGCATTTATTCTGAGCGAGTTGCGGATTGCCTTTCAAATCGGGTTCTTGATCTATATTCCCTTTCTGATCGTCGACATGGTCGTTGCGAGCATCTTGATGTCGATGGGTATGATGCTCCTGCCGCCGGTCGTGATCTCCCTCCCATTCAAATTGATCCTCTTCGTGTTGGCTGACGGCTGGTATCTGGTCGTCGGCTCGATGGTGCGCAGCTTTCAGTGA
- the fliR gene encoding flagellar biosynthetic protein FliR, producing MMGLTQTIQILLPEFQAFLVLISRIGGLLAALPVLSGRTVPMKIKGALVLSLGVLLAPFINLPTVPYDPLVLAVGLLSELVIGLAIGLAVRLFFGAFEVAGEMIGIQMGFGVVQLFDPATSRQTPIMAQYFTLIASLVLLSLNGHMLIVATILSSYESIPAFGASFPSGAGDDVLRLSQQMFMVGLKLAAPVLIIILMINILLAILGRAVSQINVFVLSFPITIVGGLAVLSLSMPFTVELLIQEIERLQFTILGLMRVLGHG from the coding sequence ATGATGGGGTTAACCCAGACCATTCAGATACTGCTTCCTGAATTCCAGGCGTTTTTAGTCCTCATTTCTCGAATCGGAGGGCTCCTCGCCGCATTGCCGGTGCTGAGTGGACGCACGGTCCCAATGAAGATCAAAGGAGCATTGGTACTGTCGTTGGGAGTGCTGCTGGCGCCCTTCATCAATCTCCCGACGGTGCCCTACGATCCCCTTGTCCTGGCCGTCGGGCTGCTCAGCGAACTGGTGATTGGATTAGCGATTGGTTTGGCCGTCCGGCTGTTTTTTGGAGCCTTTGAGGTGGCGGGAGAAATGATCGGCATCCAAATGGGGTTCGGTGTTGTCCAGCTTTTCGACCCTGCCACGTCCCGTCAAACACCGATTATGGCTCAGTACTTTACACTCATCGCGTCTCTTGTTCTGCTCTCGTTGAATGGACACATGCTGATTGTCGCCACGATCTTGTCCAGCTACGAATCTATCCCGGCATTCGGGGCCTCGTTTCCGTCCGGAGCCGGAGATGATGTCCTGCGTCTCTCTCAACAGATGTTCATGGTGGGGCTCAAACTTGCCGCGCCGGTGCTGATCATCATTCTAATGATCAATATCCTACTGGCCATACTTGGACGGGCGGTCAGTCAAATTAACGTGTTCGTGCTGAGTTTCCCCATCACCATCGTCGGAGGCCTGGCGGTTCTTAGCTTGTCGATGCCTTTTACAGTGGAACTGTTGATTCAGGAAATCGAGCGATTGCAGTTTACGATCCTCGGTCTCATGAGGGTACTGGGACATGGCTGA